Proteins found in one Ctenopharyngodon idella isolate HZGC_01 chromosome 16, HZGC01, whole genome shotgun sequence genomic segment:
- the prdm1a gene encoding PR domain zinc finger protein 1a has protein sequence MCGWDQSVLAASHHSSAMLTTEGAPYTADNEELKMDVEDVDMTKWTEDEFEEKCTYIVKDHTWEGPLENTGLTRAEASLPRNLAFKHPADSKEVIGVVSREYIPKGTRFGPLVGESYTAENVPKDANRKYFWRIYSNGEFRHFVDGLDEDKSNWMRYVNPAHSQQEQNLAACQNGMSIYFYTVKAIPADQELLVWYCPEFARRLNYPASGEIMMQKLKQSLIEAKQQATEVKHPVKREHSVSEILKDVLQEPSRPLPTRPRCPNSPDRPLYPSAVYPLRPSLNEDFLKGTTVFGLPTRSHRQCSATPSPSAHSSPERSPESSPAPASLDQRDSLLSFSPALYSRGLTHYHGYSPAGSMPFYPNPHYSRYLMPHYPVSSLSGPPTLGGIFPHMYPFYSSLVPPHVPFPPGMLPSEGGRQFLLPPDSPAPRDILLPAATSAFSAATSLKDKPILGHGHPYAPAGGSPTAGSAASTGRVPTKPTSAILSTSRTEDEAINLSKMKRGSAGYKSLDYPLKKQNGKIKYECNVCTKTFGQLSNLKVHLRVHSGERPFKCQTCNKGFTQLAHLQKHYLVHTGEKPHECQVCHKRFSSTSNLKTHLRLHSGEKPYQCKICPAKFTQFVHLKLHKRLHTRERPHQCPHCHRNYIHLNSLRLHLKGYCLAVSPSPSCSLDELNRVNEEIERFDISDNADRLEEMEGFDVEGMVEKQIFGLLWQEMDFKASYHTGSTGGDRHPPPPALSAYRLNEHGSEASVIKVHCSSPIQLLPIKVKKETEEAMET, from the exons ATGTGTGGCTGGGACCAGAGCGTCCTG GCTGCTTCTCATCACAGCTCGGCAATGTTGACTACTGAGGGAGCACCCTACACCGCTGACAATGAGGAGCTCAAGATGGATGTAGAGGATGTAGACATGACAAAATGGACGGAGGACGAGTTTGAGGAGAAATGCACATACATCGTAAAGGACCACACCTGGGAGGGTCCTCTGGAGAACACAGGACTGACCCGGGCCGAGGCGTCCTTACCCCGAAACCTGGCCTTCAAACACCCAGCAGACTCCAAAGAG gTTATTGGTGTAGTAAGCAGAGAATACATCCCCAAAGGCACACGCTTTGGCCCCCTTGTGGGAGAAAGTTACACTGCAGAAAATGTCCCCAAAGATGCGAACAGGAAGTACTTCTGGCGG ATATACTCAAATGGAGAGTTCCGTCATTTTGTGGACGGACTGGACGAAGACAAGAGCAACTGGATGCGTTATGTGAATCCAGCTCATTCCCAGCAGGAACAGAACCTCGCTGCCTGCCAAAACGGCATGAGCATCTATTTCTACACCGTGAAGGCCATTCCTGCAGACCAGGAGCTACTGGTGTGGTACTGCCCTGAGTTTGCCCGTCGTCTCAACTACCCTGCCTCCGGAGAGATTATGATGCAAAAACTCA AGCAGAGCCTGATTGAAGCCAAGCAGCAAGCGACTGAAGTCAAGCACCCAGTGAAAAGAGAGCACAGTGTTTCAGAGATTTTAAAAGACGTGCTGCAAGAACCCAGCAGACCACTTCCCACCCGTCCCCGCTGCCCCAACAGCCCGGACCGACCTCTTTACCCCAGTGCTGTCTATCCACTCCGCCCTTCCCTAAACGAGGACTTTTTAAAGGGCACCACAGTATTTGGCCTCCCGACCCGCTCCCACAGACAGTGTTCAGCGACGCCCAGCCCTTCTGCACACAGCAGTCCCGAGAGGAGTCCAGAAAGCAGTCCTGCACCTGCATCCCTTGATCAAAGAGACAGCCTCCTCTCCTTCTCTCCAGCACTCTACAGTCGTGGCCTGACCCACTACCATGGCTACTCACCAGCAGGCTCCATGCCGTTCTACCCTAACCCGCACTACTCACGCTACCTCATGCCCCACTACCCTGTTAGTAGTTTGAGTGGGCCACCTACTTTGGGGGGTATATTTCCACACATGTACCCCTTTTATAGCAGCCTGGTGCCCCCTCACGTACCCTTCCCACCTGGCATGCTTCCATCCGAGGGCGGTCGACAATTTCTGCTCCCACCTGACTCTCCGGCTCCCAGGGACATCCTGCTCCCAGCGGCCACCAGTGCCTTCTCTGCAGCCACTTCTCTGAAAGACAAACCGATCCTTGGGCACGGGCACCCCTACGCTCCAGCCGGTGGGTCTCCAACAGCCGGCTCCGCAGCCTCTACGGGACGTGTTCCTACCAAGCCTACCTCAGCGATTCTGAGTACCAGCCGCACGGAGGACGAGGCGATCAATCTCAGCAAGATGAAACGAGGTTCCGCAGGCTACAAAAGTCTTGATTATCCACTTAAGAAGCAGAACGGGAAGATCAAGTACGAGTGCAATGTTTGTACCAAGACTTTTGGTCAGCTTTCCAATCTTAAG gtgCACCTGCGTGTCCATAGTGGTGAACGACCCTTTAAGTGTCAGACCTGCAATAAAGGTTTCACCCAGCTGGCCCACCTACAGAAACACTATTTGGTCCACACAGGAGAGAAACCCCACGAGTGCCAg GTGTGTCACAAGCGTTTCAGCAGCACTAGCAACTTGAAAACACATTTGCGGCTGCACTCTGGTGAAAAGCCCTACCAGTGCAAGATCTGTCCAGCCAAGTTTACACAGTTTGTCCACCTCAAACTACACAAACGGCTGCACACACGAGAGCGTCCACACCAGTGTCCGCACTGCCACCGCAACTACATTCACCTCAACAGTCTGCGGCTCCACCTCAAAGGCTACTGCTTAGCGGTCTCCCCTTCTCCCAGCTGCAGCCTGGACGAACTCAACCGTGTCAACGAGGAAATTGAACGCTTTGACATCAGCGATAACGCGGACAGGCTGGAAGAAATGGAGGGGTTTGACGTGGAGGGCATGGTGGAGAAACAGATCTTTGGCCTGCTCTGGCAGGAGATGGATTTTAAGGCGTCTTATCACACAGGTAGCACTGGAGGAGACCGGCACCCCCCGCCACCTGCATTATCTGCGTATCGTCTGAACGAGCATGGCAGCGAGGCCTCTGTCATCAAGGTTCATTGCAGCAGCCCTATCCAGCTCCTACCCATCAAGGTTAAAAAGGAGACAGAGGAGGCCATGGAAACCTAG